From Meles meles chromosome 5, mMelMel3.1 paternal haplotype, whole genome shotgun sequence, one genomic window encodes:
- the RIPPLY2 gene encoding protein ripply2, with product MRRAGERGAERERSSQYAAGSQGIYIKLGSWVWRRKRPGWPASWQPPSAGPRRAMETGEPSASGAGECAPRCCHRFPPAGPDHSPRLRGADSVGGASPTPALPPASPQLLPSALRPPPAPGPRLAAGGPPGSGLPSPRRALCPPPRRSASFWRPWVDARDYKEQGAPQHAAEAMPDDTGVTKASGKPSQYRHPVRLFWPKSKCYDYLYQEAEALLKNFPIQATISFYEDSDSEDDIEELICEN from the exons ATGCGGcgagctggggagagaggggcgGAGAGGGAGCGCAGCTCTCAGTATGCAGCAGGCAGCCAGGGTATATATATAAAGCTCGGGTCCTGGGTCTGGCGGAGGAAGAGGCCCGGCTGGCCCGCGAGCTGGCAGCCGCCTTCTGCTGGGCCCCGCCGCGCCATGGAAACCGGGGAGCCCTCGGCTAGCGGAGCCGGCGAGTGCGCGCCCCGCTGTTGCCACCGCTTCCCGCCCGCGGGCCCGGACCATTCGCCGCGGCTCCGGGGCGCGGACTCCGTCGGCGgcgcctcccccaccccggccctACCTCCCGCGtctccccagctcctcccctccGCTCTCCGCCCCCCgccggccccggggccgcgctTGGCTGCGGGCGGTCCTCCGGGGTCTGGGCTCCCGTCTCCTCGGCGCGCcttgtgccccccaccccgcagatCCGCAAGCTTCTGGAGACCGTGGGTTGACGCCAGAGACTACAAGGAGCAGGGGGCGCCGCAGCACGCCGCGGAGGCG ATGCCGGACGACACCGGGGTGACCAAAGCCTCAGGAAAGCCTTCCCAGTACAGACACCCAGTCAG ACTATTTTGGCCAAAATCAAAGTGTTATGATTACTTATATCAAGAAGCAGAAGCTCTTCTGAAAAATTTTCCAATTCAAGCCACAATTTCATTTTATGAAGATTCTGATAGCGAAGATGATATTGAGGAGTTGATCTGTGAAAATTAG